The Methylacidimicrobium sp. B4 genome contains a region encoding:
- the rpsO gene encoding 30S ribosomal protein S15, which translates to MLDQEKKQAIITGFRRHDGDTGSATVQVALLSQRIQQLTDHLRQNQKDHSSRRGLLRMVSRRRKLLDYLNRTEPVSYRDLIGRLSLRK; encoded by the coding sequence ATGCTCGATCAGGAGAAGAAACAAGCAATCATCACCGGGTTTCGTCGTCATGACGGCGACACGGGATCGGCAACCGTACAGGTGGCCCTCCTTTCCCAAAGAATCCAGCAACTCACCGATCACCTCCGACAGAACCAGAAGGATCATAGCTCGAGGCGCGGACTATTGCGGATGGTGAGTCGTCGGCGCAAGCTGCTGGATTACTTGAATCGGACGGAGCCTGTCAGCTACCGCGACCTGATTGGTCGGTTGTCGTTGCGCAAGTAG